In Acidimicrobiales bacterium, one DNA window encodes the following:
- a CDS encoding Lrp/AsnC family transcriptional regulator, with protein MPEQNVRLDEVDRRLVAALRADGRASVNELAVRVSVSRATAYQRLARLRESGVIRRFTVDVDHRRMGLPIAALVLVNVVQHSWRVVGDQLRRLPGVEWLALSSGSFDYIVLVRAQDIDHLRDVILQDLQSIPEIQSAQTLVLLDEPAVDPSAPLLDAGQPSGQQPAGR; from the coding sequence GTGCCAGAGCAGAACGTCCGGCTCGACGAGGTGGATCGCAGGCTCGTCGCCGCGCTGCGAGCCGACGGCCGAGCCTCGGTGAACGAGCTCGCGGTCCGGGTCAGCGTGTCGCGAGCCACGGCCTACCAGCGGCTGGCCCGGCTGCGGGAGTCGGGCGTGATCCGTCGCTTCACCGTCGACGTCGACCACCGCAGGATGGGACTACCGATCGCCGCCCTGGTTCTCGTCAACGTGGTGCAGCACAGCTGGCGGGTCGTCGGCGACCAGTTGCGCCGGCTGCCCGGCGTGGAGTGGCTGGCGCTCAGCAGCGGCTCGTTCGACTACATCGTCCTGGTGCGGGCGCAGGACATCGACCACCTCCGGGACGTCATCCTCCAGGACCTCCAGTCGATACCGGAGATCCAATCGGCCCAGACGCTGGTGTTGCTCGACGAACCGGCCGTCGACCCCTCGGCACCACTCCTCGACGCCGGACAGCCGTCCGGGCAACAGCCAGCCGGTCGTTGA